CCCCGAGCGCCATATACTTGAGCGCCAGGTTAGCCGCCTCGGCGCCGTAGATATCGACGAACATTCCAAGCGCTGCGACGCATCGCGGATCGCGGCCGGCGAGCGCGGCCTCGCTTATGACTGCCGCAGGATCGGTGCCGGCGGTGAATTGGCTGGCGAGCCACGCCGGCTCCGCGGGTCCGCCACGCGCCTTCAGAAAACGATAGATGTTGACCAGTCCGGGCCCCGACAGCACGCGCTCGAAGCTGACGTGGCCGAACTCGCTGCTCAGGTATTCGAGCAACTCGATCTGTTCGCGGCCGCGCGGCGCGAAGTCCGCGTGACCGCCCTCGGTCGCGACCGAGCGCCAGCGCCCGTCTGACAACGGCACCAGGCCAGCCTCGCCAAGCCCGGTGCCCGCGGCGATTACGGCGATCGGCGCGCGCGGCGGCGCGGAATCGCCGGGCTGCAGCGCGGTGACCTCGTTCTCGCCGAGCGTGAGCATCCCGTAAGCGGTAGCCTCGAGGTCGTTGATCAGACGCGCGCCGGGCACGCCGAGGGCGTGCGCAAGCGCGTGCTCTTCCATCGTCCAGTGAACGTTGGTTGCGTGGCTGACGCCGCCGATAATCGGTCCGGGGACGCCGAAGCACGCGGCGGCGATCGATACGGCGCGGCCCAGGAAATCCTTGGCCACTTCTTCGAGAGTTTTGAAATCGCGGGTCGGGTAATGTTTTTCGCGCACGAGCGCCAGGGTTCCGCCCTCGACGCGAAAGAGCCCCAGCAGGGTCTTGGTGCCGCCAATATCGCCCGCCAGGACGCTCGCCTTGTCCCGCGACGCCATCGCTAGCCGCCTTCGACCTTCAGCTGCTCCGCCAGCGCGACCTCCTCGGCGCTGCCGATATAGACCGGTACGCGTTGGTGAATGGTCGAGGGCACCAGGTCGAGCACGCGTCCGCGCCCGGTCGATCCAGCGCCATCGGCCTGCTCGGCCAGGAGCGAGAGCGGCGCGACCTCGTACATCAGGCGCAGCTTGCCCTTGCTCTGGCCGCCGCTGGTCACTTCGCCCGGGTAGAGAAAGATTCCGCCCTCGAGGAGGCAGCGATGGAAGTCGCCCACGAACGCGCCGCAGTAACGCAGGGAGTAGCCGCCGCCCTTGTCCTTGGGTCCGGTCAGCCGGTCGAGCAGTGCGCGCGCGCCGGGATGCCATTTCGCGGCGTTGGCCTGGTTGACCGCGTAGGTCTTGCCGCGCGCCGGCATCCGGATCTTCTCGCGCCACAGCACGAACTCGCCGATCTCGCGCTCCAGCACGAACGCGTTCACGCCGTCGCCCGCGGTCCAGACCAGCATTGTCGCCGGTCCATAAAGCGCATAGCCGGCCGCGATCTGATCGGTGCCGGGACCGAGCGTGTCGGCGATATCGTCGCCGTGGCCGTGCTTGCGCCGGCGCACTGCAAAGATGCTTCCGAGCGAGCCATTGACGCCGGTATTGGACGAGCCGTCGAGCGGATCGAACATCAGCGCGTAGGCGTCATGTGCGTGGAGCGCCTCGGTGTGGCGCGGCTCTTCGATCTCCTCCGAGATCAGGGTGCAAATTGGATTGCCGCCGGCGAACGAATCGAGAAACACGTCGTTGGACCAGGTA
The sequence above is a segment of the Candidatus Binataceae bacterium genome. Coding sequences within it:
- the glk gene encoding glucokinase — protein: MASRDKASVLAGDIGGTKTLLGLFRVEGGTLALVREKHYPTRDFKTLEEVAKDFLGRAVSIAAACFGVPGPIIGGVSHATNVHWTMEEHALAHALGVPGARLINDLEATAYGMLTLGENEVTALQPGDSAPPRAPIAVIAAGTGLGEAGLVPLSDGRWRSVATEGGHADFAPRGREQIELLEYLSSEFGHVSFERVLSGPGLVNIYRFLKARGGPAEPAWLASQFTAGTDPAAVISEAALAGRDPRCVAALGMFVDIYGAEAANLALKYMALGGVYLGGGIAPKILAALTTGRFSRAFLAKGRLDKVLARIPVRVSLNAAAALAGAARCAMELL
- a CDS encoding class 1 fructose-bisphosphatase; translation: MISLERYLRSMKPRMDAKLSATLERIAVAVKRISNELAVAALRGELGLSGATNVQGEKVVKLDTWSNDVFLDSFAGGNPICTLISEEIEEPRHTEALHAHDAYALMFDPLDGSSNTGVNGSLGSIFAVRRRKHGHGDDIADTLGPGTDQIAAGYALYGPATMLVWTAGDGVNAFVLEREIGEFVLWREKIRMPARGKTYAVNQANAAKWHPGARALLDRLTGPKDKGGGYSLRYCGAFVGDFHRCLLEGGIFLYPGEVTSGGQSKGKLRLMYEVAPLSLLAEQADGAGSTGRGRVLDLVPSTIHQRVPVYIGSAEEVALAEQLKVEGG